One segment of Nostoc piscinale CENA21 DNA contains the following:
- a CDS encoding GTPase family protein, translated as MVRLKPWQWVILATPIAAIIIFLLVAAGLKINAWGINWIWAVFTVVFVGWRWLLVRWTQPQIAQVEAALAGFQEELETAVDTTTTTAGSEATQQAEAALQKILEASINDRPIWEDWQTFWQRCQDVVVAVANIYHPQVQYPLLNIYVPQAYGLIRGTVDDLDQWMQRLSPALNQATVGQAYQAYEVYRKLEPSARKLLRAWGWAQWLLNPVAAVANRATKGYTNRANQQLLVNLGQLLREAALRNLCRQAIALYGGMTLPTTAVISSPTIPQTKTQTLREILTQAEPVAEVEQKPINILLVGRTGAGKSSLINTLFQADLAAVDVLPSTDEIQNYHWETPGGETLTLWDTPGYEQVKRGELRQLVLDYATNADLLLLVTPALDPALQMDVDFLADIKAAVDDLPAIAVVTQVDKLRPLREWQPPYNWEWGDRPKEVSIREATKYRAEKLEEFSNLIVPVVTSDSKTNRTAWNIDILSLGLIEAIAPAKQLRLARFLRDLDSRTVAAAKIIDHYTFQMATTQGLTALLKSPVLQFIATMSTGSPTLAYLLAEQIPVEQLPIVIGKLQIAYELFSLLKTDNSPKINFDLMSLWPLLLENSATPDRNAWAFGHALVEYWTQNLAVEQLRERFEYYLQQV; from the coding sequence ATGGTGCGCTTAAAACCGTGGCAGTGGGTCATCTTAGCAACACCGATCGCAGCTATTATAATTTTCTTACTGGTTGCCGCAGGTTTAAAAATCAATGCCTGGGGAATTAACTGGATTTGGGCGGTGTTTACCGTTGTATTTGTTGGTTGGCGGTGGTTGTTGGTGAGGTGGACGCAACCGCAAATTGCCCAAGTTGAGGCGGCTTTGGCGGGATTTCAAGAAGAACTAGAAACGGCTGTCGATACTACCACCACAACTGCGGGAAGTGAGGCGACACAGCAAGCGGAAGCAGCATTACAAAAAATTCTGGAAGCATCAATTAACGATCGCCCAATTTGGGAAGATTGGCAAACTTTTTGGCAACGCTGTCAAGATGTAGTAGTGGCTGTGGCGAATATCTACCATCCCCAAGTGCAGTATCCCTTACTGAATATATATGTCCCCCAAGCTTACGGACTGATTCGCGGCACAGTGGATGATTTAGACCAGTGGATGCAGAGATTATCACCTGCTTTAAATCAAGCTACTGTTGGGCAAGCTTATCAAGCTTATGAAGTATATCGCAAGCTAGAACCATCAGCCCGTAAACTTTTGCGAGCTTGGGGTTGGGCGCAATGGTTGTTAAATCCGGTGGCGGCGGTGGCGAACCGGGCGACGAAGGGTTATACGAACCGCGCTAATCAGCAATTGTTGGTGAATTTAGGTCAACTGTTGCGCGAAGCAGCTTTGAGAAATTTATGCAGACAAGCGATCGCACTTTACGGAGGTATGACACTACCAACAACAGCCGTGATTTCTTCCCCAACTATCCCCCAAACTAAAACCCAAACTCTACGCGAAATTCTCACCCAAGCTGAACCAGTCGCGGAAGTTGAGCAAAAACCAATCAATATTTTACTAGTCGGGCGGACAGGTGCAGGTAAAAGCAGTTTAATTAACACTTTATTTCAAGCTGACTTGGCGGCGGTGGATGTGTTACCCAGTACTGACGAAATTCAAAATTATCATTGGGAAACTCCCGGTGGCGAAACTCTCACTCTTTGGGATACCCCTGGTTACGAACAAGTGAAGCGCGGGGAACTCCGCCAATTAGTATTAGACTATGCAACTAACGCAGATTTGTTACTGTTGGTGACACCCGCCCTTGATCCGGCTTTGCAAATGGATGTAGATTTTTTAGCAGATATAAAAGCCGCAGTTGATGATTTACCTGCGATCGCAGTTGTCACCCAAGTAGATAAATTGCGTCCTCTGCGCGAGTGGCAACCGCCATACAATTGGGAATGGGGAGACAGGCCAAAGGAAGTTTCTATCCGTGAAGCTACCAAATACCGCGCCGAAAAGCTGGAGGAATTTTCTAACTTAATTGTCCCGGTAGTTACAAGTGACAGCAAAACCAACCGTACAGCTTGGAATATAGATATTTTATCTTTGGGATTGATTGAAGCGATCGCACCCGCCAAACAACTACGACTCGCCCGGTTTTTACGTGACTTAGACTCGCGCACCGTCGCCGCCGCCAAAATTATTGATCACTATACCTTCCAGATGGCGACTACCCAAGGACTCACTGCTCTTTTAAAAAGTCCTGTACTGCAATTTATTGCCACGATGTCTACAGGTTCTCCTACCTTGGCCTATTTATTAGCAGAACAAATCCCTGTAGAACAGTTACCGATTGTTATTGGTAAACTTCAAATTGCTTATGAGTTATTTTCACTATTAAAAACAGACAATTCCCCCAAAATTAACTTTGATTTAATGTCACTGTGGCCATTATTGTTAGAAAATTCAGCTACACCTGATCGGAATGCTTGGGCATTTGGTCACGCCCTTGTCGAATACTGGACTCAGAATTTAGCCGTGGAACAACTACGAGAGCGATTTGAGTATTATTTGCAACAGGTTTGA
- a CDS encoding c-type cytochrome, with protein sequence MDNQITKPEILMQRIVLLVLAILLSIPLGIFGVQMVQASDPYVKTVLSLAGDTVQGNAIFQINCAGCHGWQADGRVGPSLQAVSKRKSPYKLIHQVISGETPPMPKFQPSPQEMADLLSFLETL encoded by the coding sequence TTGGATAACCAGATTACCAAACCTGAAATTCTGATGCAGCGTATCGTCTTATTGGTTCTAGCGATACTGCTATCAATCCCTTTGGGCATCTTTGGTGTTCAAATGGTACAAGCCTCAGATCCTTACGTTAAAACCGTTCTTTCCTTGGCTGGAGACACAGTTCAGGGAAATGCTATCTTTCAAATTAACTGTGCTGGTTGTCATGGTTGGCAAGCAGATGGGCGAGTCGGCCCCAGTTTACAAGCTGTTTCTAAACGTAAATCTCCCTATAAGTTGATTCACCAAGTAATTAGCGGTGAAACGCCTCCTATGCCCAAATTTCAGCCCAGTCCTCAAGAAATGGCAGACCTTTTGAGCTTTTTGGAAACCTTATAA
- the blaOXA gene encoding class D beta-lactamase, giving the protein MARSGRSLFIISITIISIITLLTFTSLPGISAQIKPNQPPSVIAQNVNLGSYFNELGIEGSILIYDQNTKKFYQHNASRNSTAFLPASTFKIVNSLISLETGVIKDEVAVLTWDGIVREFPAWNRDTNMRQAYKDSTVWFYQVLARRIGHERMQQFINQVGYGNRQIGTPEQIDKFWLSGPLQISPKQQIEFLQRLYRRELPFSQRTFDLVQDIMIFEKTPNYTLRAKTGWATSVKPNIGWFVGYLEQNNNVYFFATNIDMKDATDAPKRIEVTRRSFKALGLL; this is encoded by the coding sequence ATGGCACGAAGTGGGCGATCGCTATTCATCATCTCGATTACAATTATCAGTATCATCACACTGCTAACCTTTACAAGCCTTCCTGGTATCTCTGCACAAATAAAACCAAATCAACCCCCTTCAGTGATTGCTCAAAATGTTAATCTTGGCAGTTATTTCAACGAATTAGGGATTGAAGGGTCAATCTTAATTTACGACCAAAATACCAAGAAATTTTACCAACATAATGCTTCTCGTAATTCTACAGCCTTTCTTCCTGCTTCGACTTTCAAAATTGTAAATTCTCTGATTTCATTAGAAACAGGAGTTATTAAAGATGAAGTTGCTGTTTTGACTTGGGATGGAATTGTGCGAGAATTTCCGGCTTGGAACCGTGATACCAATATGCGCCAAGCCTATAAAGATTCCACCGTTTGGTTTTATCAAGTCTTGGCGCGGCGAATTGGACATGAAAGAATGCAGCAATTTATCAATCAAGTTGGTTACGGAAACCGTCAAATTGGTACACCAGAACAAATAGATAAATTTTGGCTATCTGGCCCTTTACAAATTTCACCCAAACAACAAATTGAATTTCTCCAAAGACTTTATCGGAGAGAATTACCTTTTTCTCAACGCACATTCGATTTAGTGCAAGACATCATGATATTTGAAAAAACACCTAATTATACCCTGCGAGCTAAGACAGGTTGGGCAACTAGTGTAAAACCTAACATTGGCTGGTTTGTCGGATATTTAGAACAAAATAATAACGTTTATTTCTTCGCCACTAATATCGATATGAAAGATGCTACTGATGCACCTAAACGAATTGAAGTAACTCGGCGTAGTTTCAAAGCTTTAGGATTACTCTAA
- a CDS encoding ABA4-like family protein: MTISQLFDIANLFVLPFWALIILLPNWKVTKRIMESYIPFVPLAGAYLYLFITSITPENAQALSNPQLADIARFFADEKAAATGWIHFLVMDLFVGRFIYWEGQKTGVWTIHSLILCLFAGPMGVLSHIITTWITKAISPKLPENQATISSSGN, encoded by the coding sequence ATGACCATCTCCCAATTATTTGACATTGCCAATTTATTCGTTTTACCCTTTTGGGCATTGATAATTCTCCTACCCAACTGGAAAGTTACAAAGCGAATTATGGAATCATATATTCCATTTGTGCCTTTAGCTGGAGCATATTTGTACTTATTTATTACCAGCATTACCCCAGAAAATGCCCAAGCTTTATCTAATCCCCAACTAGCGGATATAGCTCGATTTTTTGCTGATGAAAAAGCTGCTGCCACAGGTTGGATTCATTTTTTAGTCATGGATTTGTTTGTTGGCAGATTTATTTATTGGGAAGGTCAAAAAACTGGAGTTTGGACAATTCATTCCCTGATACTTTGTTTATTTGCTGGGCCGATGGGAGTGTTATCTCATATCATCACAACTTGGATTACCAAAGCAATTTCTCCCAAATTACCAGAAAATCAAGCAACGATATCATCTTCTGGTAATTAG
- the rsmD gene encoding 16S rRNA (guanine(966)-N(2))-methyltransferase RsmD, with product MSLRIYGKRPIKTLPGKETRPTSARVREAVFNIWQGEIVGCRWLDLCAGSGSMGAEALCRGASLVVGIEQSSRACAIIQENWQQLASNEQQWQLLRGDVIQQLKVLSGKQFDRIYFDPPYASGLYQPVLEAIANYNLLDAKGEIAVEHNPQGWTPPVIPNWEISRHKVYGNTALTFYRVIDSTTDNDGDIE from the coding sequence ATGAGTTTGAGAATTTACGGCAAACGTCCAATTAAAACTTTACCAGGGAAAGAAACCAGACCCACGAGCGCACGGGTAAGAGAAGCTGTATTTAATATTTGGCAAGGCGAAATTGTTGGTTGTCGCTGGCTAGATTTGTGCGCGGGTAGTGGTTCAATGGGAGCAGAGGCTTTGTGTAGAGGAGCCAGCTTGGTAGTAGGAATTGAACAATCAAGCCGAGCCTGTGCAATTATTCAAGAAAATTGGCAGCAATTAGCCAGCAATGAACAACAATGGCAGCTATTACGTGGTGATGTAATTCAGCAGTTAAAAGTTTTGTCAGGAAAACAGTTTGACAGAATTTATTTTGATCCACCTTATGCTAGTGGATTATATCAACCTGTGCTAGAAGCGATCGCTAACTATAATTTATTAGATGCCAAAGGTGAAATCGCCGTAGAACACAATCCCCAAGGCTGGACACCACCAGTCATCCCCAATTGGGAAATCTCTCGCCACAAAGTTTACGGTAATACCGCCTTAACTTTCTACAGAGTCATTGACTCAACTACAGACAATGATGGGGATATAGAGTGA
- the hisH gene encoding imidazole glycerol phosphate synthase subunit HisH: MPVIAVVDYDMGNLHSVCKGIEKAGATPKITDSAKEISLADAVVLPGVGAFDPAVQHLRERNLEQPIKDAILSGKPFLGICLGLQILFESSAEGTQPGLGIIKGKVRRFQHEPGITIPHMGWNQLELTQPKSILWEHLPANPWVYFVHSYYVDPTDPQVRAATVTHGTQTITAAIAKENLMAVQFHPEKSSNIGLQILSNFVSQVREQIAA, from the coding sequence ATGCCAGTTATTGCAGTCGTAGATTACGACATGGGAAATTTGCACTCAGTCTGTAAAGGCATAGAAAAAGCTGGGGCAACTCCCAAGATTACAGATTCTGCTAAAGAGATATCATTGGCAGATGCGGTAGTCTTGCCAGGAGTTGGTGCATTTGATCCCGCAGTGCAACATTTAAGAGAACGGAATTTAGAACAACCCATAAAAGACGCGATATTATCTGGCAAACCCTTCTTAGGAATTTGTTTAGGATTGCAAATTTTATTTGAATCAAGTGCGGAAGGAACTCAACCAGGACTAGGAATTATCAAAGGAAAAGTCCGTCGCTTTCAGCATGAACCAGGAATTACTATTCCTCACATGGGTTGGAACCAACTGGAATTAACCCAACCAAAAAGCATTTTATGGGAACATTTGCCCGCTAACCCTTGGGTTTATTTTGTGCATTCTTATTATGTTGACCCAACAGATCCGCAAGTTAGGGCTGCAACTGTTACCCACGGTACTCAAACTATCACAGCCGCCATTGCCAAAGAAAATCTCATGGCAGTGCAGTTTCACCCAGAAAAATCCTCTAATATAGGATTGCAAATCCTCTCTAATTTTGTTTCTCAAGTGCGTGAACAAATTGCAGCATAG
- a CDS encoding S8 family peptidase, with protein sequence MPINDTSKALLSHNGLNSQLLSSADSFDNKNQYNSYLSSSSYYQPSNAKITTATTKNYSSTTGYGLVNAAAAVAKAAGKNTFADVPNSGGNNWGADLVNAPEAWNNGYTGKGVVVAVIDTGVDYNHEDLKNNIWTNTKEIAGNGIDDDGNGYVDDVRGWNFVNNNNNTLDQNGHGTHVSGTIAGEKNNYGVTGIAYNAKIMPVKVLNESGSGSYNAIANGIYYAVNNGANVINLSLGGNFSNRTLQNAVEYANSKGVVVVMAAGNDGGSQPNYPARYAKNTGIAVGAVDRNNNLANFSNRSGTNELAYVTAPGVDVYSTVPNNQYASYSGTSMATPHVAGVVALMLSANRSLTPTQVRQIITDTAGNNTQAATASFQIDSISTSSIVKSALASSNYQISATNFSVDHHSVSEITSPAKITHQNNAINSATSLQLHYYNDNIGIKSYNSTDEETPNNSPTNGNNGQLGKFLEQLDQIQKQLEEYRRFLGFSNGKN encoded by the coding sequence ATGCCCATTAATGATACTAGTAAAGCATTACTTTCTCATAACGGGCTAAACTCTCAACTGCTCTCCTCAGCAGATAGTTTCGACAATAAAAATCAATATAATTCTTACCTTAGTAGCAGTAGTTATTACCAACCGAGCAATGCAAAAATAACTACAGCAACTACTAAAAACTATAGTTCCACTACAGGATATGGGTTAGTAAATGCGGCGGCGGCTGTGGCTAAAGCTGCGGGTAAAAATACCTTTGCAGATGTTCCAAATTCGGGGGGAAATAATTGGGGCGCTGACCTTGTAAATGCTCCAGAAGCTTGGAATAATGGGTATACAGGTAAGGGTGTTGTTGTCGCCGTGATAGATACTGGGGTTGATTACAACCATGAGGATCTAAAAAATAATATTTGGACTAATACGAAAGAAATTGCTGGTAATGGCATAGATGATGATGGCAATGGTTATGTTGATGATGTCCGGGGTTGGAATTTTGTCAATAACAACAACAACACCCTAGACCAAAACGGCCACGGTACTCATGTTTCTGGAACTATTGCAGGCGAGAAAAATAACTATGGTGTAACTGGCATTGCTTATAATGCCAAAATTATGCCAGTGAAAGTGTTAAATGAATCTGGTTCTGGTTCGTATAATGCTATAGCCAACGGCATTTACTATGCAGTGAATAATGGCGCTAATGTTATTAACCTGAGTTTGGGGGGCAATTTTTCTAACCGCACACTACAAAATGCGGTTGAGTATGCCAATAGTAAAGGCGTAGTTGTGGTGATGGCGGCTGGTAATGATGGTGGTTCTCAACCAAACTACCCAGCCCGTTATGCTAAAAATACAGGAATTGCTGTTGGGGCGGTAGATAGAAATAATAACTTGGCTAATTTTTCTAATCGTTCTGGGACAAATGAATTGGCTTATGTGACAGCCCCAGGAGTTGATGTTTATTCAACAGTGCCGAATAATCAGTATGCTTCTTACAGTGGCACATCTATGGCGACTCCTCATGTAGCTGGGGTAGTTGCATTGATGTTGAGTGCTAACCGTAGTTTAACTCCTACACAAGTGCGGCAAATTATTACAGACACAGCCGGAAATAATACCCAGGCGGCCACTGCTAGTTTTCAGATTGATTCAATTAGTACTAGCTCAATAGTAAAATCTGCACTAGCATCATCTAATTATCAAATCTCTGCTACTAATTTCAGCGTTGATCATCACTCTGTTTCAGAAATCACCTCTCCCGCTAAAATCACCCATCAAAACAACGCAATTAATTCAGCAACTAGCTTACAATTGCACTATTACAATGACAATATCGGTATTAAGAGTTACAACAGTACCGATGAAGAGACTCCCAATAATAGCCCAACCAATGGTAATAATGGTCAGCTAGGCAAATTTTTAGAACAGCTAGATCAAATTCAAAAGCAACTAGAAGAGTATCGTAGATTTTTAGGCTTCTCTAATGGTAAAAATTAG
- the cobW gene encoding cobalamin biosynthesis protein CobW, with product MATKIPVTVITGFLGSGKTSLIRHLLQNNQGRRIAVLVNEFGELGIDGELLKSCLICPEDEAGESNIFELTNGCLCCTVQEEFYPTMQELIKRRDNIDCIVIETSGLALPKPLVKAFRWQEIRNAATVDAVITVVDCAAVAAGTFASDLEAIAAQRQADDSLEHETPLQELFEDQLACADLVVLSKTDLVDNETKAQVEQLVKQELPRVVKMVESDRGQIDPAVLLGLQAAVEDNLDSRPSHHDSEEDHDHDDEITSTHVILDRAFDPEKLQQKLQNLVDKQEIYRIKGFVAVPNKPMRLVMQGVGNRFEKFYDRPWQAKETRQTRLVFIGRDLNSTEIESQLVAL from the coding sequence ATGGCAACAAAAATCCCCGTCACAGTCATTACAGGCTTCTTAGGTAGTGGTAAAACCAGCCTAATTCGCCACCTCTTACAAAATAACCAAGGTCGTCGCATCGCCGTCTTAGTCAATGAATTTGGCGAACTGGGTATTGATGGCGAGTTGTTGAAATCTTGTCTAATCTGCCCCGAAGATGAAGCTGGCGAAAGTAATATTTTTGAGTTAACCAATGGCTGTCTGTGCTGCACTGTGCAGGAAGAGTTTTATCCCACAATGCAAGAGTTAATCAAACGGCGAGACAACATTGACTGCATTGTGATTGAAACATCTGGGTTAGCTTTACCCAAACCACTAGTTAAAGCCTTTCGTTGGCAAGAAATTCGCAATGCTGCAACCGTAGATGCAGTAATTACGGTAGTAGACTGTGCAGCTGTAGCGGCTGGGACATTTGCTAGTGATTTAGAAGCGATCGCTGCCCAACGCCAAGCAGATGATAGCCTAGAACATGAAACACCTTTGCAAGAGTTATTTGAAGACCAACTCGCCTGTGCAGACTTAGTAGTGTTGAGTAAAACTGACTTAGTAGATAACGAAACTAAAGCACAAGTCGAACAATTAGTCAAACAAGAATTGCCCAGAGTAGTGAAAATGGTCGAGAGCGATCGCGGTCAAATCGATCCAGCCGTATTATTAGGATTACAAGCCGCCGTCGAAGATAACTTAGATAGCCGTCCCAGCCATCACGACAGCGAAGAAGACCACGACCACGACGACGAAATCACCTCCACACACGTCATTTTAGACCGCGCCTTCGACCCAGAAAAACTCCAACAAAAGTTACAAAATCTGGTAGATAAACAAGAAATCTACCGCATCAAAGGCTTTGTCGCAGTTCCCAATAAACCCATGCGCCTAGTTATGCAAGGCGTAGGAAACCGCTTTGAAAAATTTTACGACCGTCCTTGGCAAGCAAAAGAAACAAGACAAACTCGCTTAGTCTTTATCGGTCGTGATTTGAACTCCACAGAAATAGAATCGCAACTCGTAGCTTTGTAA
- a CDS encoding L,D-transpeptidase, with the protein MRTRTTNVGIRRSGNFCTGVALLLATFLSSALPTTADPNSVIATAASLNNNNIQISDSRQLSQPRRIEIDLSQQRLRAWDGQKLVYSFPVSTGKRATPTPIGRFHIQSKYRTNRMRGRGYDIPDVPYAMYFYEGYAIHGAYWHNRFGTPVSHGCVNLPVKQARKLYSWTKPGTLVIVKR; encoded by the coding sequence ATGCGAACCCGAACTACTAATGTTGGAATTCGTCGCTCAGGAAATTTTTGTACAGGTGTGGCGCTGCTGTTAGCAACTTTTTTGTCCTCGGCGCTACCAACAACGGCTGACCCCAATTCTGTGATAGCAACAGCCGCTTCACTCAATAACAACAACATCCAAATATCTGACAGTCGCCAACTGTCTCAACCTCGTCGCATTGAAATTGATTTATCTCAGCAGCGTTTACGTGCCTGGGATGGTCAAAAGTTAGTTTATTCCTTTCCTGTATCTACTGGCAAACGAGCCACCCCTACACCTATCGGTAGATTTCATATTCAGTCGAAGTATCGCACTAACCGAATGCGGGGTAGAGGCTACGACATCCCTGATGTTCCTTATGCAATGTATTTTTATGAAGGCTATGCAATTCATGGTGCTTATTGGCATAATCGTTTCGGTACTCCCGTCAGCCACGGTTGCGTGAATTTGCCAGTCAAGCAAGCGCGGAAATTGTACAGCTGGACAAAGCCAGGAACTTTAGTAATTGTAAAACGCTAA
- the petG gene encoding cytochrome b6-f complex subunit V produces the protein MVEPLLSGIVLGLIVVTLAGLFYAAYKQYKRPNELGG, from the coding sequence GTGGTTGAACCCCTGCTTTCTGGCATTGTGCTTGGTCTAATTGTTGTAACTCTCGCTGGTTTATTCTACGCTGCATACAAACAATACAAGCGTCCCAACGAGTTGGGTGGTTGA
- a CDS encoding ribbon-helix-helix domain-containing protein → MKFKFNRRHEIFIQEKLSSGRYHTIEEIIAEALELLEEHDKKYEQWLEAVRNNADVSIAELERIDNKFLIAQLERKLRQALES, encoded by the coding sequence ATGAAATTCAAATTCAATCGAAGACACGAAATATTTATTCAAGAAAAACTCAGTAGCGGTAGATATCATACTATTGAGGAAATAATTGCTGAAGCTTTAGAACTGTTGGAAGAACATGATAAAAAGTATGAACAATGGTTAGAAGCCGTCCGTAATAACGCTGATGTTTCTATTGCTGAATTAGAAAGGATTGACAACAAATTTTTAATCGCACAGTTAGAACGGAAATTACGTCAAGCACTAGAATCTTAG
- a CDS encoding DUF3370 domain-containing protein has product MLSFLLSLLISQTTPPTPPPEEVVQPQQVLPLPGQLDSVPTFNSNSPELVLKEGILLSTFPGDGKKVPTAHLNFPFRGRFDIFAHHVAKADPPENLRSLYLGIILHNPTEQSVTVNILQAASYLSQPDAPFIELPPYVEDAAGKVFAGPGDRVMSDIIRGRRQAIFPAQIVLAPKQSQMLLNLPIPVQGLTPPLNGRSTLMRLRSNGTVYAASLAMFAKDNPDGSERAPTLEEWENLLDNGELSTPRDKTPTPLEETGKPRIYGRVAGVAGGSFWRAFIVDSPKARFLTVPQPGQAISYALSTLHGGTLGTNQIQSAPMLVRYPDTAYRAHGNYAIQYNLKLPLYNNTATPKTVAVAMQTPIKEDQLVKPGLRFFATPARQTFFRGSVRIRYKDDKGMPQTKFVHLVQKRGQPGEPLVLLNMKASDRRLVEVDFLYPPDATPPQVLTVSTQR; this is encoded by the coding sequence ATGTTGTCATTTTTACTCAGTTTACTGATTTCACAAACCACACCTCCTACACCACCACCAGAAGAAGTTGTCCAACCGCAACAGGTTCTACCCTTACCAGGACAGTTAGATTCAGTGCCAACTTTTAATAGCAATAGTCCAGAATTGGTGTTGAAAGAAGGGATTTTATTATCTACTTTTCCTGGAGATGGTAAAAAAGTTCCAACAGCACATTTAAATTTTCCTTTCCGGGGAAGATTTGATATTTTCGCTCATCATGTTGCCAAAGCTGATCCGCCAGAAAATTTGCGATCGCTCTATCTCGGTATAATTTTGCATAACCCGACTGAGCAATCAGTCACAGTTAATATCTTGCAGGCGGCGAGTTATTTAAGTCAGCCAGATGCACCATTTATTGAACTACCGCCTTATGTCGAAGATGCGGCGGGTAAAGTATTTGCAGGGCCGGGCGATCGCGTCATGTCTGATATTATCAGAGGCAGAAGACAAGCAATTTTCCCCGCACAAATAGTCCTTGCACCCAAGCAAAGTCAAATGTTGCTCAATCTTCCAATTCCGGTGCAGGGTTTAACACCGCCATTAAATGGTCGTTCTACTTTAATGCGCTTGCGGAGTAACGGTACCGTCTACGCCGCTAGTTTAGCGATGTTTGCCAAAGATAATCCTGATGGTAGTGAACGTGCGCCGACTTTAGAAGAGTGGGAAAATTTATTAGATAACGGTGAATTATCCACACCACGAGATAAAACACCAACTCCCTTAGAAGAAACTGGGAAACCGAGAATTTACGGAAGAGTCGCGGGGGTAGCTGGCGGTTCCTTTTGGCGTGCATTTATAGTAGATAGTCCCAAAGCCCGATTTTTAACCGTTCCCCAACCGGGACAAGCAATTTCTTACGCGCTGAGTACCTTACATGGCGGCACTTTGGGGACAAATCAAATTCAAAGTGCGCCGATGTTGGTGCGTTATCCCGACACTGCATATCGCGCACATGGTAACTATGCAATTCAATACAATCTGAAGTTACCGTTATATAACAATACTGCTACACCAAAAACTGTGGCAGTGGCGATGCAAACTCCCATTAAAGAAGACCAGTTAGTTAAACCAGGACTGCGCTTTTTTGCTACCCCAGCTCGCCAAACCTTCTTTCGCGGCAGTGTGCGGATACGTTACAAAGATGATAAGGGTATGCCACAAACTAAATTTGTGCATTTAGTCCAAAAGCGGGGTCAACCAGGAGAACCACTAGTACTATTAAATATGAAAGCAAGCGATCGCAGATTAGTCGAAGTAGACTTTCTCTATCCCCCCGATGCAACCCCACCGCAGGTATTAACCGTGTCAACGCAAAGATGA